CCTCGAGGCCACGAAGGGCAACCACACGCTGTTCACCACGGCCGAGGGCGTCGAGCGCCTCTGGGAGATCTCGACCCCGCTGCTGGAGGACCCGCCGCCGGTGCGGCCCTACGAGCCGGGCACGTGGGGCCCCAACCAGATCCACCAGCTCATCGCGCCGCGCGCGTGGCGGCTCCCGTTCGAACGGAAGTGGCGGGAGCGCACGACGCGCGACGACGCGTGAACGCTCGGTGACGGCGCGCGCGGCAGGGGTTGAACCGGCCCGGCCGGGGGTAGCCAGCGCACCGGAGGTGGGGGTCATCATGGAGATGCGCAGGTTCGAGCTGGTCGACGGCTCGGCGGACAAGTTCTGGTCGATCGGGGTCGAGGGCGCCCGTGTGGTCGTGCACTACGGCCGCAACGGCACCAACGGCCAGGTCAAGGAGAAGACGCACGCCGACGCGGCGGCCGCGGCCGCCGACGCCGAGAAGCTGGTCGCCGCGAAGGTGAAGAAGGGGTACGTCGAGGCGGGTGCCGGCGCCGCACCCGCGGCCGGGAGCGCACCCGCCGCGGCGCCCGAACCGGTTTCCGCACCGGCCCCGGCACCGGCCCCGGACCCGGCACCCGCACCCACGCCTGAGCCCGCTGCCGCGCCCGCAGGTCCGCCGGAGGCGGACCGCGACATACCGGAGCCGGAGGCGTTCGAGCCCGGCGACCTCGGCTTCCGTTGGCACCCGCTGGAGCTTGCCGCGCTCCCCGAGGGACCAGCGGCGCCCGCCGCCGACCCGGACGGCTCCCCCGAGGAGGTCGTCGCCGCCTGCGAGGCCGCGGCCGAGACGAACCTGGTCGCGGACACCTCCGACTACCGCCGCCACGAGTGGGCCGCGAGCCCGCCGTTCGCGGGCGTGCCCGGCGAGCTGACGGCGCGGTGGTGGCGGACCTACATGCGGGAGCACGTGCCCGAGGTCAACGAGGACGGCCGGTGGCGCCCCGTGACCTCCGCCGAGTGGCAGCAGGCGCGGGTGGAGGGGCGGAAGCTGAAGGAGTACGGCGGCCACCTCGACCAGCGGCAGCGCCGGGCGCGGGCCTCCGAGGTCGTGCTGGACGCGGCGGCCGCGCTGCCGCCCGGACTGACCGACCTCACCGGTGGGGTCCAGTTCTGCAACCTCGACGACGTCTCCGAGATCGCGGTCGACCTCGTCACGGACGGCCGTGCCGTGGTGCTCGAGCGGATCACGTCGCGGATCGCCCTCGAGTGGGCGCCCGCGTTCCGCGCGCTCGTCCCCGACCTGACCGCGGCCGAGGTCGACGCAGCCCTCGACCGCACGCGGGCGCGCTGGGCGGAGGAGGGCACGCCGCGGTTCATCGACCCGGACCTGCAGCCCGCGCTGCTGCGCAGCGTGCTGCTCGCGAGCCCCGAGGAGCACGCCGACGTCGTCGGGGGGATGACTGTCGGCTCCGACGGTTACCTCTCGCTCGCACACCTCAGCCGCCTCGTCGCCGCCGCCGTGCGGCTGCCCGACACCGACGCCCGCCGGGCGCTCTGGGACCGGGTGCTGGACGCGTCCGAGACCGACGGCCTCCAGGTCTCGGACACCGCCTCGCTGCCCTCTGCCCTTGCGATCGGCCTGTTCGGCGTGCCGATGTTCGAGCGCGCGGTGGCGGTCGTCTGCGCGAAGGGCCGCGGCGGCGAGGCCGTCGCGCTGGCCCGGCGCCTCGCGTCCCGCGTCGACGGGCCCGGCGCGGTGCCCGGGATGCTGCGCCTCCTCGCGCGGTCGAAGGCCGGCACCGTCGCCCGCGACTGGCTCGTGCGGCACCGGGGATTGCTCGCGGCGTACGAGGGTCCGCTCGACCCCACCGAGCGCGAGGCGCTCGGCGGGCTCGTGCGGGAGATCCTCGTCGTCGACCCCGACTTCGCCCCGCGCCACCCGGCGATGGTCGCGGTCGCCGAGGAGGTGCAGCGCCTCGCCGCGCTGCCGGTGCTCGGGGCCGACGGCGCGCTGCCGGCGTGGTGGACCGAGGCGCTGGCGGCCGAGGAGGCCACCGAGGTGCCGCCCAGCAAGATCAAGGTGCCGAAGAAGCTCCCGGCGTGGACGGGCGCGCTCCCGCCGGTGCGGGTGACCGACGGGGAGGTCGAGGCGCGCCTCGACGCCGCGGCCACCGCCGTCGTGCTCGGCTCCGCCATGCGCAGCGCCTGCGACCCGACGCTCGCGCCGCGCCCGCTCGTCGCGGCGGTCCGGGAGCGCATGAGCGCCTCGGCCCGGGACGCGGTGGGCAGCGGCATCCTGCGGGGCTTCCTCGGCAACGGCGCCGCCTCGGGGGAGCGGGCGCTCTTCCTCGCGTCGGGGTTCCTGGGGGCGGAGGGGTACGTCGCGGAGCTGACCCCGTTCGTCCGCGCCTGGCCAGGCGAGAGCCAGCACCAGCGCGCCGTGCTCGGTCTGGACGCGCTCGCGGCGACCGGCACCAACGCGGCGATGCAGGCCATCTCCGGCATCGCGGGGAAGTCGAAGTTCAAGGGCGTGCAGAAGGCCGCGAACGAGTCGCTGCAGCGCCTCGCCGACCTGCAGGGCCTCACGGTGGACGAGTTCGAGGACCGGGTGGTGCCCGACGCCGGGCTCGACGAGCGTGGCGTGCGGGTGCTCGACTACGGGCCGCGGCAGTTCCGGGTCGGCCTCGGTGCGGACGGCAAGCCGGTGGTGCACGCGCTCGACGCCGACGGGCGGCCGACGGGGAAGCCGCGGACGTCGCTGCCCGCCCCCAACAGCAAGGACGACGCCGAGAAGGCCGCGGAGACGAAGAAGGAGTTCACGGTGCTGCGCAAGCAGCTCACCGACGTCGCCTCCATCCAGACCACGCGCCTCGAGCGCGCGATGGTGACCGGCCGGGTGTGGTCGGCGGGCGACCACGCGGCGTACGTCGCCCGGCACCCGGTGCTCAACGCTCTCGTGCGGCCGCTGGTGTGGCGCCTCACGGAGGCCGACGGCACGGAGCGGCTGGTGCGGGTGACGGACGACCGGGAGTACGTGACGGTCGACGAGGACCCCGTGGAGCCCGGCGCGGGCGCCACGATCGCGCTCGCCCACCCGCTGACGATCGACGAGGCGGACAAGGACGCGTGGCGGGCGCACCTGCTCGACTACGAGCTGACCTCGCCCGTCGAGCAGCTCGACCGTGCGGTGTTCGGCCTGCCGGAGGGGCAGGACGGGCCCTCGCTGGCCGGTCTGCCGACCGGGCGGATCGGTCCCGGCGCGTTGTCGACGACGCTGGAGCGCGCGGGCTGGCGCCGCGGCGAGCCGCAGGACGCCGGCGTGATCCACGCGTTCTCGCTGGCGCTGCCGACCCACGGGGTCGGTGTCGTGCTCGAGATCTCCGACGGGCTGTGGGCCGGGATGCTCCACGAGTCGGGCCCGCAGAAGCTGGACGCCGTGAGCCTCGTGCCGCTGTCGTACGTCGAGGGTGGGGTCGGGTACGTCTGGTGGCAGCACGACGACCCGCGGCTCGACTGGACGACCGCCGACCCGGTGGTGGTCTCGGAGGTGCGCCGCACCCTCGCCGCCGTCGAGGCGAGGATGGAGGCGTGACCGCGGCGGACACCCCGACGCCCCGCGTCCAGCGCCCGTCGGCCGAGACGCGCTGGGCGGACGAGCTCGACCGACTCGCCGACCGCGACCGCCGCACGGGCGCCCGCGTGCCCGAGGGGTGGCGGCTCTCGCCGCGCAGCGTCGTCGACTTCGTGCTCGGCGACGCCGGCCAGCGCGACGGGCTCGGTCTGGAGACCAAGTTCGTCGGCGACCGGGCGCTCGTGGAGCGGTGCGTGGTCGCGCTGGCCACCGACCGTGGCCTCATGCTCGTCGGCGAGCCGGGCACGGCGAAGTCGTTCCTCTCGGAGCTGCTCGCCGCCGCCGTCTCCGGTGACTCCACGCTCACCGTGCAGGGCACGGCGTCGACCACCGAGGACGCGATCACCTACTCGTGGAACTACGCGCTGCTCCTCGCTCGCGGCCCCAGCCTCGACGCGCTCGTGCCGGCGCCCGTGCACCGCGGCATGAGCACCGGCGCCGTGGTGCGCTTCGAGGAGATCACCCGCTGCCCGATCGAGACGCAGGACGCGCTGCTCTCCGTGCTCTCCGACCGCGTGCTCGTCGTGCCCGAGCTCGAGGACGAGCACCGGGTGCTCCACGCCCGCCGCGGTTTCTCGGTGATCGCGACGGCCAACGTGCGGGACCGGGGCGTCAACGACATGAGCGCCGCGCTCAAGCGGCGCTTCAGCTTCGAGACCATCCACCCCATCGCCGACCTGCGCCGCGAGGCGGAGCTCGTGCAGCGCCAGAGCGACGCGATCCTCGCGGACGCCGGCATCACGGCCGCACTGCCCGGCGACCTCACCGAGGTGCTGGTGACGATGTTCGCGGAGCTCCGGCGGGGCCGTACTGCGGACGGGCGCCCGGTCGAGCAGCTGTCGACCGCGATGTCGACGGCGGAGGCCGTGTCCGTCGCGGTCGCGACGGGGCTCTCCTCGGCGTGGTTCACCGACGCGCCGCCGCGCGGCGAGGACGTCGTCGGCGCGCTCCTCGGCACGGCGCTCAAGGACTCCGACGAGGACCGGTCCCGCCTGCGGGGCTACCTGACGCGGGTGGCGAAGGAGCGCGGCGGGCGGTGGCAGGAGCTGCACGCCGCCCGCGGACTGCTCGATGGCTGAGGTCGATGAGCAGGGCATCTGCTGGGTGCCCGTGCGCCACCACTCGCCGGCCGCCACCCGGGCGGTCCGCGACCTCGTCGCCCGCTTGCGCCCGGCGGCCGTGCTCGTGGAGGGCCCGGCCGACTACACGCGCATCGACCAGCTGCTGCTCGCGCACGAGCCGCCGGTCTCGCTCATGACGTGGTTCCGCCGCGAGACGCCGGAGCGCACGCAAGTCGCGTATGCGCTCTATCCCTTCGCGGTGTTCAGCCCCGAGTGGCACGCGGTGCGCGACGGTGCGGCCGTCGGCGCGGACGTGCGGTTCATCGATCTGCCGTGGCACGCGCACGTGGTCGTCGAGGAGGGCGGGTACGACGCGGGCCCGGCCGCCACCGAGGGCGCGGCCCTGCACCGCACCGACGAGGTCAGCGCGTCGTTCTTCGACGGGCTCGCGGCGTACACGGGGCGGCGGGAGATGTCGGCGGTCTGGGACGAGCTGGCGGAGATCGACCCGGAACTGGGGACCGCGACCTACCTGCGGAGGGCGGCGCTGCTGGGCGCCGGGATCCGCGCGGACGGCGACGCCCGCCGTGATGCCCGCGCGCTCGCGGACCGGGCGCTCGACGAGGCCCGCGAGGCGCACATGGCGGCCGAGATCCGCCGGGCACGGGCCGACCACCCCGACGGGGTGCTGCTCGTCGTCACCGGCGCCGCCCACACGGCGGCCCTGCAGGAACGTCTCGCGGCCCCGCCCCGGGCCGACGAGCTCGCCGGTCCGCCGCCGACCCCCGCCGACCTGGAGACGGGGCACGCGCTGGTGCCGACGTCGTACCCGGCGCTCGACGAGCAGCGCGGCTACCTGGCGGGGCAGCCGAGCCCGGGCTACTACGACCGCGTGCACCGGGCGACCGGCGCGGACGCCGCGGCGCTGACGGACGTCGTGCTCACCGAGGCGGTCGCCGCGCTGCGCGACGCCGGCGTGGGGGTGTCGGCGGCCGACCTCATCGCGGCGCGGGCGGCGATGCTGGGACTGGCGACGCTCCGCGGCCACGCCCGGCCCTGGCGCGATGACCTCGTCGACGCGCTCACCTCGACCCTGGTGAAGGACACGGTGGCACCCGACGCCGTGACCAGCGCCGACGGCGGCCACCCGCTCCTCAACCGGGTGCGTGAGCTGATGCGCGGCGACGCGGTCGGGCGGTTGGCGCCGGGCACCGACGTGCCGCCGCTCGCGGTCGAGGTGGAGGCGCGCTGCGCGGCGCTGGGGATGCCGTTGGGACCGCGGACGACGACGCACACGCTCGACCTGGAGGACGACGCGGACCGCGAGCGGGCGCAGCTGCTGCAGCGGCTCCGGGTGCTCGACGTCCCGGCGGCGCGGCTCGTGCGCGACGTGCGGGGGCCCGACCCGCAGGGCCCGATCGGGACGCAGGTGGGCGCGCGGGTGGACCCGACCCAGGAGTGGCGGGTGCGGGGCGGGACGACGGTGACGGCCCGGGCGGTCCTGGCGAGCCGGTGGGGCGCGAGCATCGAGCAGGCCGTGCTCGCGGTGCTCGGGCGGCGGGCCGCGGAGGGCGACGTCACGGCCCTCACCAGCGCGCTCCTCGACGCGGTGCTGTGCGGCCTCCCCGACCTCACGGGCCGGCTCAGCGAGCAGGTCGAGGTGGGCACGCTCGCCGTCGACCGGCTGCCGGAGCTCGTCGAGCCGCTCGCGGTGCTGCTGCGGCTGCACCGGTTCGACCGCTGGTACGGCACGACCGACCGCGCCGACCTCGGGGCGCTGCTGCGTCTCGTCGGCCTCCGGTGCGTCGAGCTGGTCGAGCGGCTCGGACCGCAGGGCCCGGGTGCGTCCTCCGAGCAGCTCGCGATCGCCCTGCGTCGACTCGTCGACGCCGTCGTCGCGTCGCCCGCGCTGCGGGACCTCGAGCCGCGGCTCGCAGCGGCGGTGGCCGAGCAGCTCGCGCGGGGCAGCACCCGTTCGGGCCACGCCCCGGAGGCGGTGGGCGCTCTCACCGGCGCCCGGTGGCTGCTCGCGTCGGTCGCGCCGCGGGACCTGGCCGCGGTTGGGCCCGAGGGTGCGCCGGACCCGGCGGGCACGGGGGAGTGGTACGCCGGGCTCCTCGCCGTCGCCGGCCACCTCGCCCTCGCCGCACCGGAGATCTTCGACCCGCTCGACGCAGCGCTGCGGACGTGGTCGCCCGACGACTTCCGCCGTGCGCTCCCCGACCTGCGTCGCGCCGCGACGAGCCTCCTGCCGCGCGAGCGCCGGGCGCTGCTGGCGCACCTGGGCGCCGGACCCGTTGCGGGCTCGTCCCCCGCGGGGGTGGAGCTCGTCGTACCGGAGCGGGAGCTGGCGGCCCTCCTGGCCCGGGAGGACGCGCTGTGGGCGCTGGTGGAGGAGCACACGGGGCCTCTGCGGTCGGGCGCTGCGGGCACGGCGGGTACGGCGCGGTGACCGCGTCACCCGGGGCCTCGAGCCCGGACGAGGAGGAGCTGGTCGCCCGGCGGTGGCGGCTGATGCTGGGCCCGTCGGCCGACGACGCGCTGGGCCGCCCGGTGGGCGTGGACGCGCGCCTCGACGACGCGCTCGGCTTCCTGGAGGAGGGCACGTCGGCGACGGCGGGATCGACCGGCTCCGGCTTCCTGACGAGCACGGACTGGATCAACGAGGTGCAGGAGCTGTTCCCGCGCTCGGTCGCCGACCGGTTGGTCGAGCGGGCGGTGGAGACGCGGGGTGTCGACGACCTCGTGCACGACGCCGAGGCCCTGGCCGCCGTCACCCCGAGCCAGGCGTTGCTGACGGCGATCCTCCGCAACCGCAGCCTCATGGCGCCGCACGTGCTCGCCGCCGCCCGCAAGGTCGTGGCCCAGGTCGTGGCCGAGCTCGTGGAGCGGCTGGCGACGCCGGTGCGCACCCCGTTCACCGGGGTCCGCGACCCGCGGCGCCCGAGCCGCCAGCGCGTGGCGGCCAACTTCGACGCCCGGGCCACGATCCGCGCCAACCTGCGCAACGTCGACCCGGTGAGCGGGCAGCTCGTCATCAAGCGACCGCTGTTCGCCAGCCGCGTGCGTCGCCAGGTCGACCGGTGGCAGGTGATCGTCGCGGTCGACCAGTCGGGGTCGATGGCCAGCTCCGTCATCCACTCGGCCGTGACGGCGGCGATCTTCCACGGCGTCGGGTCGATCCGCACCCACCTCGTCGTCTTCGACACCGAGGTCGTCGACCTGTCCGACCAGCTCGCCGACCCGGTCGAGGTGCTGCTCGGCGTGCAGCTCGGCGGGGGCACCGACATCGGGAAGGCGGTGCGCTACTGCGCCTCGCTGGTGACCGAGCCCCGCCGCGCGATCGTGGTCGTCATCAGCGACTTCTTCGAGGGCGGCGACGTGGCGGTGCTGCACGGCGCGGTGCGCGACCTCGCCGAGAGCGGGGTGACCGTGCTGGCGCTCGCCGCGCTCGAGGAGGACGGCACCGTCACCGTCCACGAGGAGGAGGCCCGCCGGCTCGCCCGGCTCGGGGCGCACGTCGGCGCGATGACGCCCGACGTGCTCGCGCAGTGGGTCGCGGAGGTCGTCGACGGGCGCCGCGAGGCCGGACCGCCGGCGGCACCCCCCGGTCCGTCACCGGGGCCCGGCCCGTCGCGGGGGCCGCGCCGGTGATCCCCGACCTCAGCGGGCTCACGCCCGACGTGCTGCGCGACCTGACCAACGTCGGCACGGTGCGGCGCGCCGAGCGGGAGGTCGACCAGGGCACCGTCGAGGTGACCTTCGTCGAGACCGACGCCGGTCTCGAGGCGACGGCGGCGGACGCCTCCTGCCTGCTCGGCGCCGGGTCCTTCGACTCGTGGCGCTGCGACTGCGCGGCGGGCGGGGGCTGTCGCCACGTCGTACGGGCGGTGCTGGCCTGGCGCTCCACTGCGGCCGGTCGTGGTGGGAGCCCTGCGGAAAGTCGGGGCCCGGCACCACGACCCGCGGAAGGCGGGGCGGCGGGTGGGAGCGCGGTCGACGCCCGCACGGCAGCAGCGGCGGCGCGGGCGCGCGCGACCCACGGGCTGGTCGCCACGGTGCAGCGCGGCGAGCGCACGACGGTCGTGCTCCACGTGCCGGGGGAGGCGACGGTGCGGTTCGGTGCGGACGCCGACCCCCGCTTCGCGCGCTGCGACTGCGGCCAGGCCGGCTGCGCCCACCTCGACCACGCGGTCGTGGCGTTGGCGCACGCGGCCGCGGACGGGGCGGGGGACGGGCTCGTCGCCGTGGAGCCCGAGCGGGGTGGCGCCGCCGCGGATCCCGACCTCCTCGCCGACGCCTGGCGCGCCTGGTGGACGCAGCTCGTCACCCTCGGTCTCGGCGCGGCGGAGGAGCTCGTCGCCGCCGGGGTGGGTCTCGCGACGCGGATGGAGGACGCCGGTCTCGTCCATCCGGCTGCGGTCGTGCGCGACCTCGTCGCCCAGCTCGCCCACCAGGCCGCGCGCGACGCCGAGGTGTCGCCGGCCCGGCTGGTGGGGCTGGCCGGGGAGCTGGAGTCGCGCCTGCGCTCCCTCGCCCGGCCCGGCGGGGTCCCGGCGGCACTGGTCGCCGGCGTACCCGAAGCCGAGCAGCCCGTCGGCCCCCAGCGGCTCGTCGGCCTCGGCGCCGAGCACCTCCACGTCGGGGGCTGGAGTCGGCTGCGGGTCTACGTGGGCGACGTGCGCTCCGGTGCCGTGCGCACGCTGACGGTGGAGGCGACCGACACGGAGGACACGCCCGTGACCGCGCGGCGGCTCGGGTCGCGGACGCGGGCGGGCAGCACCTACGCCGAGTGGGCCGCCGCCGCCGCGGTGCTCCCGCGCAGCCGACGACGGGGCGCCGAGCTCGTGCTCCCGCGGGGCACGCCGCCGGTACGCCGCAGCGCGGCCTGGGCGGTGCCCGACGACTCGCCGCTGCTCGCCGCCCGCCTCGACGCCATCGCGGTGGGGGTCGACGTGCCCGGCCCGCTCGCCCCGCGCGGTTCCGCGGCGGGGGTCGGCGCGGTGCGCGTCGCCTCCGTCGAGGACGTCCGTCACGACACGCTGGAGGCCCGGCTGACGGCGACGGTCGTCGACGAGGTGGGCGCGACGGCGCGGCTCGAGCTGCCCGTGTCGGCTCGCGCGCTGCCGGGCGTCGAGGCGACGGCGGAGCGGTTGGCGTCGGGGACGACGACCGCCGTGGCGGGCCGGTGGGTACGCCGCGCCGACGGCCTCGTCGCGCTGCCGACGCTGCTCGACGGGTCGGGCGGGCCGCTCGTCGTGCCGCTCGGCGTACCGGGGTCGGCGGCGGCCGGCGAGATCCCGGCGGGGGAGGCCCGACGCACGACCGACCCGTGGCAGCGGCTGACGAGCGACGTCACCGAGACCCTGGGGCGCCTGCTGGTGCTGGGTGCGCGCCGGGGCGCGGCCGCACTGCGCCGCGACCTGACCGGGCACGCGGCGCGGGCCGAGGGGCTGGGCCTGCTGCGCTGGGCCGGGGCCCTGCGGGTGGCCGCGGGCGAGGACCTCGACACAGCCGCGCTGCTCGACCTGGCCGTGCTGCTCGAGATGGGGCGGTGAGGTGCTCTGCGAGGCGGGATTGACGCCGACCGACCGGGGTAGGTAGCGCCCGGCCGGGTGCGGGTCCCGGCCGGGCGACGAGAGGGAGCGGGATGCAGGACGACGACCTGGGCGTGGTGCTCGACCGGATCGACGAGGCGGCGCTGCCCGAGGGCCGTCCCCTGGACACGACGACGCCGCCCGAGCCCGCCGACGAGCCCGCGGAGCTCGTGCGCCGGTGGAGCCGCTGGGCGGACGGGGGCACGAGGCCGTACGACGGGGTGCCCGACGTGCTCAGCGCCCGGTGGCTCGTCCTGGCGCACTGCCACAAGGCGGGGTGGACCAGGGAGGGCGGCGAGCTCTCCCCGTTCGAGGTGGCGGCGGCTGCACGGGCCGCAGCGGCGGCCGGCGCCGACGAGCAGGACGCCGTCGAGCCGCACGGCTTCCTGTCCCCGCGCGAGCGGATGGCCAATGCGCGCCGTGCCGTGCTGGAGCCGTCGCTCGAGCTCCCGCCCCTGGAGAACCTGCGGCCCTCGCCGGTGACGCCGGAGGGCGTCGTCTCGGCGCCGTACCTGATGGGCATCGACACCGGCCGTCTCCAGCTGCTGCGCTGGGTGCTGGAGGGGCCGGACGCGGCGCTCGCCTGGTATGCCTCCACGCCCCGCGACATCGACCGCTGGGCGGCCACGCCCGTCATGCGTGCGTTGCTGCGCAGCGGCGGTATGCAGCCGCCCGTGATCGCCCCGCCGACCACGCCGGCGCGCCGGCTCCAGGCGAGCGCGCTCGCCGCCACGCCCGCGGAGCACGCCGCGCTGCTGGCGGAGACCTCGCTGGACGACGTCGCCCTCCTCTTCAACCGCCAGCCGGTGATCACCCTCCCGATCCTGGTGTCGCTCGCCCTGCCGCTCGACGCGGACGGACGCCAGGCCCTGATCGACCGCCTGGACGCCCACGACGAGGACGGCGTGCGCAGGGCCATCTCCTGGAACGGCGACGCCCAGGCGACCGGCCTCGCGCTCGCGATGTTCGGGACGTCGATGTTCGAGCGGATGGTCACCGAGGCGCTGGCACTGCCCCGGCTCGGGAAGGCCGCCAGCCTCGGCGCGCGGGTCAGCGGTCCCGCCGCCGTCGGCGGCATGCTCCGCATCGCCGCGGCGGGCACGGAGTCCTCCCCGGAGGCGCGCGCCTGGCTGACGGCTCACCCGGCCGCGGTCGCGGCGTACGACGGCCACCCGGAAGCCGAGGGCGCCCGTCACCACGTGGTGCTCGCGGACGTCGCCCGGGAGCACGCGATGGCGGACGCGACGTACGACCCCGTCCACCCGGTCGCCGCGGGCGTCGCCGCGCGGGTGCACGAGGTCACCGCGTTGCCGGGGCTCCACGCCGACGCGCTGCCGGCGTGGTGGACGGCGGCCGTCGCGGCCGAGGCCGCAGCCCCCGTGACGGTGAAGGTCGCGAAGAAGCTGCCCGAGTCGACCCCCGCCCTCCGGCTGCGGGTCGTCGACGGCGATGCCGGGGGCGGCGCCGTCCGGGTCGACGGGCCCCTGGCGGAGGAGGTGCTCGTGTCGGCGCTCGCCTCCGATCCGACGGACGGGCCGCGGCCCCTGGCGGCGGCCGTCGTCGACCGGATGCGGGCCGTCGAGCGGGACGAGGCGGGCGGCATCGTGCTGCGGTCGTGGCGGGACGCGGGCGCCCCGGTGCGGGACGCCCGCCTGCTCGTGGCGGCGGGGTTCCTCGGCGCCGACGGCGTGGTGGCCGAGGTCGCGACCCAGGTGAACCGGTGGGTGCAGGAGAGGGACACGAAGCGCGCCGTCCTCGGCCTCGAGGTGCTCGCCGCGGCGGGCTCGGCGGCGTCGCTGCAGGCGCTCGCCGGGGTGGCGGCGACCTCGCGCGCGAAGAAGCTGAAGGAGGAGGCCGAGGGCTGGCTCGCGCGCCTCGCGGCCCGGCAGGGCCTCACCTCCGAGGAGCTCGCCGACCGGGTCGTGCCCGACCTCGG
This Nocardioides alkalitolerans DNA region includes the following protein-coding sequences:
- a CDS encoding AAA family ATPase — translated: MTAADTPTPRVQRPSAETRWADELDRLADRDRRTGARVPEGWRLSPRSVVDFVLGDAGQRDGLGLETKFVGDRALVERCVVALATDRGLMLVGEPGTAKSFLSELLAAAVSGDSTLTVQGTASTTEDAITYSWNYALLLARGPSLDALVPAPVHRGMSTGAVVRFEEITRCPIETQDALLSVLSDRVLVVPELEDEHRVLHARRGFSVIATANVRDRGVNDMSAALKRRFSFETIHPIADLRREAELVQRQSDAILADAGITAALPGDLTEVLVTMFAELRRGRTADGRPVEQLSTAMSTAEAVSVAVATGLSSAWFTDAPPRGEDVVGALLGTALKDSDEDRSRLRGYLTRVAKERGGRWQELHAARGLLDG
- a CDS encoding DUF5682 family protein — translated: MAEVDEQGICWVPVRHHSPAATRAVRDLVARLRPAAVLVEGPADYTRIDQLLLAHEPPVSLMTWFRRETPERTQVAYALYPFAVFSPEWHAVRDGAAVGADVRFIDLPWHAHVVVEEGGYDAGPAATEGAALHRTDEVSASFFDGLAAYTGRREMSAVWDELAEIDPELGTATYLRRAALLGAGIRADGDARRDARALADRALDEAREAHMAAEIRRARADHPDGVLLVVTGAAHTAALQERLAAPPRADELAGPPPTPADLETGHALVPTSYPALDEQRGYLAGQPSPGYYDRVHRATGADAAALTDVVLTEAVAALRDAGVGVSAADLIAARAAMLGLATLRGHARPWRDDLVDALTSTLVKDTVAPDAVTSADGGHPLLNRVRELMRGDAVGRLAPGTDVPPLAVEVEARCAALGMPLGPRTTTHTLDLEDDADRERAQLLQRLRVLDVPAARLVRDVRGPDPQGPIGTQVGARVDPTQEWRVRGGTTVTARAVLASRWGASIEQAVLAVLGRRAAEGDVTALTSALLDAVLCGLPDLTGRLSEQVEVGTLAVDRLPELVEPLAVLLRLHRFDRWYGTTDRADLGALLRLVGLRCVELVERLGPQGPGASSEQLAIALRRLVDAVVASPALRDLEPRLAAAVAEQLARGSTRSGHAPEAVGALTGARWLLASVAPRDLAAVGPEGAPDPAGTGEWYAGLLAVAGHLALAAPEIFDPLDAALRTWSPDDFRRALPDLRRAATSLLPRERRALLAHLGAGPVAGSSPAGVELVVPERELAALLAREDALWALVEEHTGPLRSGAAGTAGTAR
- a CDS encoding VWA domain-containing protein, which gives rise to MTASPGASSPDEEELVARRWRLMLGPSADDALGRPVGVDARLDDALGFLEEGTSATAGSTGSGFLTSTDWINEVQELFPRSVADRLVERAVETRGVDDLVHDAEALAAVTPSQALLTAILRNRSLMAPHVLAAARKVVAQVVAELVERLATPVRTPFTGVRDPRRPSRQRVAANFDARATIRANLRNVDPVSGQLVIKRPLFASRVRRQVDRWQVIVAVDQSGSMASSVIHSAVTAAIFHGVGSIRTHLVVFDTEVVDLSDQLADPVEVLLGVQLGGGTDIGKAVRYCASLVTEPRRAIVVVISDFFEGGDVAVLHGAVRDLAESGVTVLALAALEEDGTVTVHEEEARRLARLGAHVGAMTPDVLAQWVAEVVDGRREAGPPAAPPGPSPGPGPSRGPRR
- a CDS encoding DUF4132 domain-containing protein; this encodes MEMRRFELVDGSADKFWSIGVEGARVVVHYGRNGTNGQVKEKTHADAAAAAADAEKLVAAKVKKGYVEAGAGAAPAAGSAPAAAPEPVSAPAPAPAPDPAPAPTPEPAAAPAGPPEADRDIPEPEAFEPGDLGFRWHPLELAALPEGPAAPAADPDGSPEEVVAACEAAAETNLVADTSDYRRHEWAASPPFAGVPGELTARWWRTYMREHVPEVNEDGRWRPVTSAEWQQARVEGRKLKEYGGHLDQRQRRARASEVVLDAAAALPPGLTDLTGGVQFCNLDDVSEIAVDLVTDGRAVVLERITSRIALEWAPAFRALVPDLTAAEVDAALDRTRARWAEEGTPRFIDPDLQPALLRSVLLASPEEHADVVGGMTVGSDGYLSLAHLSRLVAAAVRLPDTDARRALWDRVLDASETDGLQVSDTASLPSALAIGLFGVPMFERAVAVVCAKGRGGEAVALARRLASRVDGPGAVPGMLRLLARSKAGTVARDWLVRHRGLLAAYEGPLDPTEREALGGLVREILVVDPDFAPRHPAMVAVAEEVQRLAALPVLGADGALPAWWTEALAAEEATEVPPSKIKVPKKLPAWTGALPPVRVTDGEVEARLDAAATAVVLGSAMRSACDPTLAPRPLVAAVRERMSASARDAVGSGILRGFLGNGAASGERALFLASGFLGAEGYVAELTPFVRAWPGESQHQRAVLGLDALAATGTNAAMQAISGIAGKSKFKGVQKAANESLQRLADLQGLTVDEFEDRVVPDAGLDERGVRVLDYGPRQFRVGLGADGKPVVHALDADGRPTGKPRTSLPAPNSKDDAEKAAETKKEFTVLRKQLTDVASIQTTRLERAMVTGRVWSAGDHAAYVARHPVLNALVRPLVWRLTEADGTERLVRVTDDREYVTVDEDPVEPGAGATIALAHPLTIDEADKDAWRAHLLDYELTSPVEQLDRAVFGLPEGQDGPSLAGLPTGRIGPGALSTTLERAGWRRGEPQDAGVIHAFSLALPTHGVGVVLEISDGLWAGMLHESGPQKLDAVSLVPLSYVEGGVGYVWWQHDDPRLDWTTADPVVVSEVRRTLAAVEARMEA
- a CDS encoding DUF4132 domain-containing protein, with the protein product MQDDDLGVVLDRIDEAALPEGRPLDTTTPPEPADEPAELVRRWSRWADGGTRPYDGVPDVLSARWLVLAHCHKAGWTREGGELSPFEVAAAARAAAAAGADEQDAVEPHGFLSPRERMANARRAVLEPSLELPPLENLRPSPVTPEGVVSAPYLMGIDTGRLQLLRWVLEGPDAALAWYASTPRDIDRWAATPVMRALLRSGGMQPPVIAPPTTPARRLQASALAATPAEHAALLAETSLDDVALLFNRQPVITLPILVSLALPLDADGRQALIDRLDAHDEDGVRRAISWNGDAQATGLALAMFGTSMFERMVTEALALPRLGKAASLGARVSGPAAVGGMLRIAAAGTESSPEARAWLTAHPAAVAAYDGHPEAEGARHHVVLADVAREHAMADATYDPVHPVAAGVAARVHEVTALPGLHADALPAWWTAAVAAEAAAPVTVKVAKKLPESTPALRLRVVDGDAGGGAVRVDGPLAEEVLVSALASDPTDGPRPLAAAVVDRMRAVERDEAGGIVLRSWRDAGAPVRDARLLVAAGFLGADGVVAEVATQVNRWVQERDTKRAVLGLEVLAAAGSAASLQALAGVAATSRAKKLKEEAEGWLARLAARQGLTSEELADRVVPDLGLDARGVRVLDYGERRFRVALGADGKPVVHALGADGRPTGKAAATLPPARAADDPERVEDAKDAFKQLRTQFADVVSIQTARLEQALVTGRVWTADDHAAFVLRHPVMGTLVRALVWRVEGPDGVALVRVDEGEYLTVDGDPFEPAPGATFALAHPLDVDEPTRAAWQQHLLDHDLQPPVEQLTREVRRLPDGQSGVDLADLPAGALPPTTLLGVVQKQGWRQAAVTTRALRELFVLAFPPLGVTALLQVTGLAPGRVQDSDVQEVRRVVVAPIGAVGPETEEIDEQLAASLLDWRKVPPRVVSEVRRSLDALATRMEA